A window of the Mucilaginibacter sp. cycad4 genome harbors these coding sequences:
- a CDS encoding sigma-54-dependent Fis family transcriptional regulator yields MKDTILIVEDEFIVANDLSLIIKKAGYKVCGIAATVDQARNLVDKYNPTWVLLDIFLQDGSKGTDLAPYLTERKIGFIYISANANQRILEIAKLTSPYGYILKPFREKDLIIMLEIATEKHRQNIEFEKQREEMLRMQIKSVCDNGHLPKEQIAMWPSIFQALIPFDYFRVRLQKRQDNHSIEEFSYIREGYDRYKYCLNNQLPESMELNRKDSALYKPTVANGKKAGYANGNEFRQLMFDDLWERVLCSHFDFQSKLSLPLLLTNGYVASLDFYSKNPDGFSGTHLSLLLTNEEAIGQLIMNIKQLSGNGRLENESSTINPKSLVSAGNFDGIVGNSPELLKVLDNISLVSQSEITVLITGESGTGKEKVAQNIHKLSSRRQKPFITVNCAALPHELIESELFGHEKGAYTGASERRIGKFELANGGTIFLDEIGEMPLDAQVKLLRVLQEKEIDHLGGKHSVKVDVRVVAATNRTLEKEVAEGRFRLDLYYRLNVFPVHMPPLRDRKVDIPALSAHFLNVYAKDTGKKISGFSQFALDQLQGYDWPGNIRELGHLIQRSMIMTNGKIIDKIDLPGNVKEDENVAKIVELKTLEEMETSHILGVLQSCRGKVCGAGGAAEILGLPPSTLNSKIKKLGIKRESYFNL; encoded by the coding sequence ATGAAGGATACTATACTTATTGTTGAAGATGAATTTATTGTAGCAAATGATCTGAGTCTGATTATCAAAAAAGCCGGGTATAAAGTTTGCGGGATTGCTGCCACCGTAGACCAAGCCAGGAACTTGGTCGATAAATATAATCCGACCTGGGTTTTGCTCGATATTTTTCTTCAGGATGGGTCGAAAGGAACGGATCTTGCCCCTTATTTGACTGAACGAAAAATAGGGTTTATTTATATTTCAGCTAACGCAAACCAGCGGATATTGGAAATCGCCAAACTGACCTCACCTTACGGCTACATACTTAAGCCTTTCCGTGAGAAGGATTTGATTATCATGCTTGAAATTGCGACCGAAAAGCATCGTCAAAATATAGAATTCGAAAAGCAGCGCGAGGAAATGCTAAGAATGCAAATCAAGTCTGTCTGCGACAACGGGCACTTGCCTAAAGAACAGATAGCGATGTGGCCGTCTATTTTTCAGGCACTCATTCCATTTGATTACTTTAGGGTCAGGCTGCAGAAGAGGCAGGACAATCACTCAATTGAAGAATTCAGCTACATCCGGGAGGGTTATGACCGGTACAAGTACTGCCTGAATAACCAATTGCCAGAAAGCATGGAGTTGAATCGAAAAGACAGTGCGCTCTACAAGCCTACGGTTGCTAATGGCAAAAAAGCGGGTTATGCTAACGGAAATGAATTTCGTCAGCTTATGTTCGACGATCTGTGGGAACGTGTGCTTTGTTCTCATTTTGATTTTCAATCCAAACTTAGCTTACCACTTCTATTGACGAATGGGTATGTGGCCAGCCTGGATTTTTACAGTAAGAATCCGGACGGCTTCTCCGGCACGCACCTGTCACTGCTGCTGACCAACGAAGAAGCCATCGGGCAGCTCATTATGAATATAAAGCAGCTCTCCGGGAACGGCAGACTGGAAAATGAATCTTCAACGATAAATCCAAAATCACTTGTGTCAGCAGGTAACTTTGACGGGATTGTGGGTAATAGTCCGGAACTGTTAAAAGTACTTGATAATATATCCCTTGTAAGTCAGTCTGAGATTACGGTCCTGATCACGGGAGAAAGCGGTACAGGAAAAGAAAAAGTTGCACAAAATATCCACAAACTCTCTTCGCGGCGCCAAAAACCATTCATAACCGTAAACTGTGCTGCGTTACCACATGAATTGATAGAATCCGAGCTTTTCGGGCATGAGAAGGGCGCTTACACAGGCGCAAGTGAGAGAAGAATTGGAAAGTTCGAATTAGCAAATGGCGGAACAATTTTCTTGGATGAGATCGGTGAGATGCCCCTGGATGCACAAGTAAAGCTCCTTCGCGTACTCCAGGAAAAGGAGATTGACCACCTCGGCGGGAAGCATTCCGTAAAAGTCGATGTACGCGTCGTCGCAGCTACCAATCGGACCCTTGAAAAAGAAGTAGCTGAAGGACGATTTCGCCTCGATCTTTATTATCGGCTAAACGTTTTTCCTGTTCATATGCCTCCGCTCCGGGATCGAAAAGTGGATATACCTGCATTGTCAGCACATTTTTTGAATGTATATGCCAAAGATACTGGTAAAAAGATAAGCGGATTCAGTCAGTTTGCTCTAGATCAGTTACAAGGCTACGACTGGCCAGGCAATATTCGGGAACTGGGGCATCTCATACAACGAAGTATGATTATGACTAATGGCAAAATAATAGACAAAATTGATTTGCCTGGCAATGTGAAGGAGGATGAAAATGTTGCCAAAATTGTCGAACTAAAAACTTTAGAAGAAATGGAAACTAGCCACATTCTTGGCGTTTTGCAAAGCTGCAGAGGAAAAGTATGCGGTGCGGGTGGCGCCGCGGAGATCCTTGGACTCCCCCCAAGTACCCTCAATTCAAAAATCAAAAAACTGGGTATTAAACGCGAGTCCTATTTCAACCTTTAA
- a CDS encoding histidine kinase dimerization/phosphoacceptor domain -containing protein: MFIKLPKILLIGVALLLISWQYPREKWPADAANFRLQLDKADSDTARITKMIQLGLYYIYTPVAVKRKPDSAMVLAKEALQLSLKTNDHNKLGFSKDFLSRIYKFRGDMEQAIELEKAAIAEFKINSNWDAVGYGYKQLAGYYTYTNDKDLSQRISYTETALLYYQRSNNRFKLGETYQELGNLYGLHSQQFIAIRYLKEGIAMYNSIGYKAQQGLYNMLNESYCQAGDYKQAIGYGLKAIQLSEENNDTPEERAAIFNHVGITYMRLTQLDKAAYYFRQGLSIAKANHDQESYDVIAINFSGVLNGLKKPYEAISILKTVDAGSDHEKATIMYSNFLRAYMLLKDFNIAAGYLTRIKQSISKMDKMSAMREIAYMNMVSFYFAKNDFEAARRVLVDLGNVSRFNLSTATKASNEHWLFKIDSAEGRYISAIRHSQLEKRIQDTLLNDQKNRSIAELEVAYETEKKARELTLKNQSIQILTKRTQVQGADLQQAALLRNVTISGIILLGLLLAVSFSRYRIKQRNNLKLVAQQRIIASKNTSLEKLVTEKDTLLIEREWLLKEIHHRVKNNLQIVISLLNSQTIYIENGEALEALRESQHRMQSISLIHQKLYQSDNLARIDMYEYISELVQYLSESFNLKNQIEIIQEIEPISLDVVQAVPIGLILNEAITNAIKYAFPSGTRGSIFIGLDEPIPGDLSLIICDNGKGLPADFDIERCSTLGMSMIKGLAGQLHGELSILSGDGVKLELTILGYLTKVGPTESTKLMADGVALS; encoded by the coding sequence ATGTTTATCAAGCTACCTAAAATTCTTTTAATCGGCGTTGCATTACTTCTGATCTCCTGGCAGTATCCCAGGGAAAAATGGCCCGCTGACGCAGCGAACTTCAGGCTTCAGCTGGATAAGGCCGATTCTGATACCGCACGGATTACGAAAATGATCCAGCTTGGTCTTTACTATATCTACACACCTGTAGCTGTAAAAAGAAAGCCCGACAGTGCAATGGTTCTTGCAAAGGAAGCTTTGCAGTTGAGTCTAAAAACAAATGATCATAATAAACTTGGTTTCAGTAAAGATTTTTTATCAAGGATTTATAAGTTTCGCGGGGATATGGAACAGGCAATAGAACTCGAAAAAGCCGCGATAGCAGAGTTTAAGATTAATTCGAATTGGGATGCAGTTGGCTACGGCTACAAACAACTAGCCGGTTATTATACCTATACCAATGATAAAGACCTGAGTCAAAGAATAAGTTATACCGAAACAGCGCTACTATATTACCAGCGGAGCAACAACAGGTTCAAACTGGGGGAGACTTACCAGGAATTAGGGAACTTATACGGGCTCCATTCCCAACAGTTTATCGCGATACGTTACCTGAAAGAAGGGATCGCCATGTACAATTCCATAGGCTATAAAGCTCAACAGGGTCTGTATAATATGCTCAACGAATCCTATTGCCAGGCAGGCGATTATAAGCAGGCTATTGGCTATGGCCTGAAAGCAATACAACTTTCAGAAGAGAACAATGATACGCCGGAGGAAAGAGCTGCAATATTCAACCACGTTGGCATCACATACATGCGGCTTACCCAGTTAGATAAAGCTGCTTATTATTTTCGACAGGGTCTGAGCATTGCAAAAGCCAATCATGATCAGGAATCTTACGATGTAATTGCAATAAATTTTTCAGGTGTGCTTAATGGACTTAAGAAACCTTACGAGGCGATATCCATACTCAAAACAGTTGATGCTGGTAGTGATCACGAAAAGGCAACTATCATGTATTCAAACTTCCTGAGAGCGTATATGCTTTTAAAGGACTTTAATATTGCTGCTGGTTACCTCACCCGGATAAAACAATCAATCAGCAAAATGGATAAAATGTCGGCCATGCGGGAAATCGCATATATGAACATGGTGAGTTTTTATTTTGCTAAAAACGATTTCGAAGCGGCCAGACGGGTATTGGTAGATCTGGGAAACGTTTCACGTTTCAATTTATCGACTGCGACCAAAGCCTCCAATGAACATTGGCTGTTTAAAATAGATTCCGCCGAAGGCAGATATATATCAGCCATTCGCCATAGTCAATTGGAAAAGAGGATCCAGGACACATTACTTAATGATCAAAAGAACAGAAGTATTGCAGAGTTGGAGGTTGCATATGAAACCGAGAAAAAAGCAAGAGAACTAACCCTTAAAAATCAAAGTATCCAGATACTTACCAAACGGACCCAGGTCCAGGGAGCCGACCTGCAGCAGGCAGCATTGTTAAGGAACGTAACAATTAGCGGTATCATACTGCTCGGGCTACTTTTGGCCGTTAGTTTCAGCAGATATCGGATCAAACAGCGCAACAACTTAAAATTGGTCGCGCAGCAACGCATCATTGCAAGTAAAAACACATCACTGGAAAAATTGGTAACTGAAAAAGACACTTTATTAATTGAACGTGAGTGGCTGCTAAAGGAAATCCATCATCGGGTTAAAAACAACCTGCAAATCGTCATCAGTCTGCTTAACTCGCAGACTATTTACATAGAAAACGGCGAAGCGTTAGAGGCTTTAAGGGAAAGCCAGCACCGAATGCAATCTATTTCACTAATCCACCAAAAGCTTTATCAGTCTGATAATCTGGCCCGTATCGATATGTATGAGTACATCAGTGAGCTGGTTCAGTATCTATCAGAGAGTTTCAATCTGAAGAACCAGATAGAAATCATCCAGGAAATAGAACCGATTAGCCTGGACGTTGTACAGGCTGTACCGATCGGCCTGATCCTGAATGAAGCCATTACTAATGCGATCAAATATGCGTTTCCATCTGGAACAAGGGGATCGATCTTTATCGGCCTTGACGAACCTATTCCAGGCGACCTATCCCTGATCATTTGCGATAATGGCAAAGGATTACCGGCAGATTTTGATATAGAGCGCTGCTCCACCCTTGGAATGAGTATGATTAAAGGCCTTGCAGGGCAGTTACACGGAGAGTTGAGTATCTTATCAGGAGATGGCGTAAAATTGGAACTAACCATTTTAGGATACCTGACAAAGGTTGGCCCAACAGAGTCGACGAAACTTATGGCGGACGGTGTTGCGTTATCCTGA
- a CDS encoding sigma 54-interacting transcriptional regulator has protein sequence MSVLRALNKDLIIGKSANFALPALGAGALELNVFAIRTRQELNDFICRIANECSCMDTMFINLVDEDSQSHSTYFYYSREAQKVDASFGKVLDSAYPVYDGLFDVTLKNDFPVIWNLDEVRQWENIPQRVLNCNEPDLTMLVGLSLSDGVRKIGNMYWGYKNPGALSNEEMDTMRRVGPYIASAITMVRDWEETLRKVKENEAIISLVNGLFAANTKTALIAALNSGLKGLTDFNGLMVILNDPQEDPLNPYITYFDNNNRFSQDDGPLDPRPKKGDLKILKNVFAGDGPATWMINDLMKMPTRPDFITKHRGSKMKKVMGMPLHDKGDIKGALFLFSEKPGGFNDTDLKLLERAGQQIAKAVTNIRYLEEIRKKDDERSLFMAIGKAVSSAKNEEQLQLALTKVFAEVNFFDEGLIYSHPSVSGSFLPLVFKQTSSKVLNDNGLRGFEESEEPDHFLESIKKLKDITIFDIDNHFLGQRLPAYVAHWKANHIRSIVTAPFSDGGVAVGAVFFLSAESGDTLEQSLGLMNGIVAQVSTSVINFMTNERLTNKLIEINNSKGQLEIQNKYLQEEIHTTYNYSEIVGASAQMREVFYMVSQVSKTSSSVLILGETGTGKELIARAIHNTSQRKGKIMVKVNCGALPPNLIESELFGHERGSFTGATDRRIGKFELANNSTIFLDEIGELPMALQVKLLRALQEKEIERIGGRSSIKIDVRVIAASNRDLLKEVQQGNFRSDLYFRLNVFPISLPPLRDRKEDIPVLANHFAEKYAKRMTVSNGHFTARVMKQMIAYNWPGNVRELEHLVERSVLLTKGRVISQVYLPGSGAEGEEMPLQNADVKTLDEIEREHIVSVLKMVNGKISGVGGAAEMLKIPATTLASKIIRLNIKKGVS, from the coding sequence ATGTCTGTACTTAGAGCATTAAATAAAGATTTGATCATTGGCAAATCAGCCAACTTTGCACTTCCAGCACTGGGAGCAGGTGCTTTAGAATTAAATGTATTCGCAATTCGTACCAGACAGGAACTTAATGATTTTATTTGCCGGATCGCGAACGAGTGCAGCTGCATGGATACGATGTTTATTAATTTGGTTGACGAAGATTCACAATCACACAGTACATACTTTTATTATTCCCGCGAAGCGCAAAAAGTTGATGCATCCTTTGGAAAGGTGCTTGACTCAGCTTATCCCGTCTATGACGGTCTTTTTGACGTTACACTGAAAAACGACTTCCCGGTTATATGGAACCTCGACGAGGTTAGGCAGTGGGAAAATATCCCACAGCGAGTGCTGAACTGTAACGAGCCTGACCTGACCATGCTGGTCGGCCTGTCACTCTCAGACGGTGTTCGTAAGATAGGAAACATGTATTGGGGTTATAAAAATCCTGGTGCATTATCTAACGAGGAAATGGATACCATGCGGCGGGTCGGACCTTATATTGCGTCTGCAATTACAATGGTTCGGGACTGGGAAGAAACTTTGCGCAAGGTTAAGGAAAATGAAGCTATTATCTCTTTAGTTAATGGTCTGTTTGCCGCCAATACTAAAACAGCTCTCATCGCTGCGCTGAATTCCGGCTTGAAAGGATTGACTGATTTTAATGGGCTGATGGTTATTTTAAACGACCCTCAGGAAGACCCCCTGAATCCTTATATCACTTATTTTGACAACAATAACAGATTTAGCCAGGATGACGGACCATTGGACCCGAGGCCAAAGAAAGGCGATCTGAAAATCCTGAAAAATGTATTTGCGGGAGACGGTCCTGCAACCTGGATGATCAACGACTTGATGAAGATGCCAACCAGGCCGGATTTCATTACTAAACACCGTGGCAGTAAAATGAAAAAAGTCATGGGTATGCCGCTCCATGACAAAGGAGATATTAAAGGGGCGCTTTTTCTCTTTTCAGAAAAGCCAGGCGGATTTAACGACACTGATCTTAAATTACTTGAACGTGCCGGACAGCAGATCGCAAAGGCCGTAACCAACATTAGGTATCTCGAAGAGATTAGGAAAAAGGACGATGAACGGAGTTTGTTTATGGCCATTGGCAAAGCGGTTTCTTCCGCAAAAAATGAGGAACAGCTCCAACTGGCGTTAACGAAAGTTTTCGCTGAAGTCAACTTCTTTGACGAGGGGCTGATCTACAGCCATCCTTCGGTTTCAGGATCTTTTTTACCCTTGGTTTTTAAACAAACCTCTTCGAAAGTACTCAACGACAATGGCTTGCGAGGGTTTGAAGAAAGTGAGGAACCGGATCATTTCCTGGAAAGTATCAAAAAGTTAAAAGATATTACCATTTTTGATATAGACAATCATTTCCTTGGTCAACGCCTCCCCGCGTACGTTGCACACTGGAAAGCCAACCATATCCGGTCAATCGTAACCGCTCCTTTTTCAGATGGTGGTGTCGCGGTTGGTGCTGTATTCTTTCTGTCTGCCGAATCGGGTGATACATTAGAACAGTCCTTGGGCTTGATGAACGGTATTGTAGCCCAGGTATCCACGTCTGTCATCAATTTTATGACCAACGAACGCCTGACGAATAAGCTAATAGAAATAAATAATTCTAAAGGCCAGCTGGAAATACAAAACAAATATCTTCAGGAAGAAATTCATACAACTTATAATTACAGTGAGATCGTAGGAGCAAGCGCTCAGATGCGCGAAGTTTTTTATATGGTTTCCCAGGTATCAAAGACAAGCAGTTCTGTGCTGATCCTGGGCGAGACTGGTACTGGAAAGGAACTGATCGCACGGGCCATCCACAATACGTCCCAAAGAAAAGGGAAAATAATGGTAAAGGTCAACTGCGGCGCATTGCCGCCTAATCTGATTGAAAGTGAATTATTTGGTCACGAAAGGGGAAGTTTTACCGGTGCTACGGATAGAAGGATCGGTAAATTTGAATTGGCAAATAACAGCACGATCTTTCTCGACGAAATAGGCGAACTACCGATGGCTCTTCAGGTCAAATTACTCCGAGCATTACAGGAAAAGGAGATCGAACGTATCGGTGGCAGATCATCCATCAAAATAGACGTGCGTGTGATCGCCGCCTCGAATCGCGATTTATTGAAAGAGGTCCAACAGGGTAATTTCAGGAGTGACCTTTATTTTCGTTTAAATGTTTTTCCCATTAGTCTACCGCCGCTGCGTGACCGGAAGGAAGACATTCCCGTGCTTGCTAACCATTTCGCCGAGAAATACGCCAAGCGAATGACCGTAAGCAATGGACATTTCACCGCCCGGGTTATGAAACAAATGATTGCCTATAACTGGCCTGGTAATGTCAGGGAACTTGAGCACCTCGTAGAACGTAGTGTCTTGTTGACAAAAGGCAGGGTAATCAGCCAAGTGTACCTACCAGGTTCAGGAGCAGAGGGAGAAGAAATGCCTTTACAAAATGCCGATGTAAAAACGCTTGATGAAATAGAACGGGAGCATATTGTTTCTGTTCTCAAAATGGTTAACGGGAAAATATCTGGCGTGGGCGGAGCAGCAGAGATGTTGAAAATTCCCGCCACAACCCTGGCTTCCAAAATTATAAGGCTGAATATCAAAAAAGGCGTATCGTGA
- a CDS encoding sensor histidine kinase, with product MNEIKQTVALLWLTIRLIGCGKGNVIGNMVNKLNEIRFDVFNSLAASESSPVWQSTYRNILVVIKLPNVKSLSVLSLTGPPSSELLLDGSLCLLAVTGIAAGIVYINERKKNSEIINSLKRDLVEKNNSLDTANEKNDWLIKEIHHRVKNNLQIVMSLLNTQAAYLDHPEAQKAIRNFQHRMFAVSLVYRRSYQEENLSRVEMADYTYELLEYLEDVYDNCSKQIEFNVELVPLDLEVSMAVSYGLILNEAVSNVFKYAFAGKKGVKVDLSLITTDVGKYCLSIADNGVGDNRRKSWHEKNSFGKVLIEGLARQLGGGCEMKGKNGLEVEICVAKKMETADVAVNIE from the coding sequence ATGAATGAGATTAAGCAAACTGTCGCCCTTTTATGGTTGACGATAAGGTTGATTGGGTGCGGAAAGGGTAATGTCATCGGTAATATGGTCAACAAATTGAACGAAATCAGATTTGATGTTTTTAATAGCCTGGCAGCTTCGGAATCATCACCTGTGTGGCAGTCAACGTACAGAAATATTTTGGTTGTTATAAAATTACCAAATGTTAAAAGTTTATCCGTGTTAAGTTTGACAGGTCCTCCCAGCTCAGAGCTTCTGCTGGACGGCAGTTTATGCCTGCTTGCAGTAACGGGAATTGCGGCTGGCATAGTATATATCAATGAAAGAAAGAAAAATTCAGAGATCATTAATTCGTTAAAACGGGACCTGGTAGAAAAAAATAATTCGTTGGATACAGCCAACGAAAAGAACGACTGGTTGATTAAAGAGATCCATCATCGTGTTAAAAATAACCTGCAGATTGTCATGAGCTTACTGAATACCCAGGCGGCTTATCTCGATCATCCGGAAGCCCAAAAGGCAATCCGCAATTTTCAACACAGGATGTTTGCGGTTTCACTGGTGTACAGGCGGTCCTACCAGGAAGAGAATTTGTCGCGCGTTGAAATGGCTGATTACACTTATGAACTGTTGGAATATCTGGAAGATGTATACGATAATTGTTCCAAGCAAATTGAATTTAACGTTGAATTGGTGCCATTGGATCTTGAAGTTTCGATGGCGGTCTCTTATGGACTGATATTAAATGAAGCGGTGAGCAATGTTTTTAAATATGCATTTGCAGGAAAAAAAGGCGTGAAGGTTGATTTATCGTTAATAACGACTGATGTGGGCAAATACTGTTTGTCGATTGCTGACAATGGAGTGGGTGATAATCGGCGTAAAAGTTGGCATGAAAAAAATTCATTCGGAAAGGTATTGATCGAAGGACTTGCCAGGCAGCTTGGTGGCGGGTGTGAAATGAAAGGGAAAAATGGCCTGGAGGTAGAGATCTGCGTTGCAAAAAAGATGGAAACTGCCGACGTCGCAGTGAATATAGAATAA